A window of Haliscomenobacter hydrossis DSM 1100 contains these coding sequences:
- a CDS encoding endo-1,4-beta-xylanase: MKQLTKNHWLASCFCLLTSYAVVAQNLIPNPGFEAGTGKTFTNWSIFNEISGTFSEAVANGEFRSGSRALKGQVTQAGQPWHLQLASDPIPTQSGEEYTFSIWVKGANAGTLIRFSTQPNALYSVDYTVSTEWTQLTWTFTANEAMTRIVLDIGAQVNTYYLDDMSLRGPAGGAANCQLLDNGDFEMYNPSDSTFTGWAYFNQNGGSSFGVATGDNAYDGNAALRAVNAGGIPRWGLQVGTPAFPTVNGQTYTLNMWIKARVANANFIQFSTRDGNAANEGQYTNSATRISGDWTLVSYTFTAISDETVITLNLGDETANTYYIDDICVVYPETTDNCLPLNNNGFETYDTGSNTFSGWSYYNQSNGSSFGVTMDTAKVYSGSKALVARTATNTLSYQLQMASPSFYTLSGGTYRFKIWIKADSANVNTIQFSLRNAASPFNSETQYTTSASRIGNEWMQVTYEFKAFSPRSLVTLNLGGAVANTYYIDEVCLEVVCGTSYAAPETQVPIATGKPKFLGNVYAGHALPDFEKYFNQVTPENSGKWASVEVQRDSFNWAALDQARQFAKAQNFPFRFHVMVWGAQQPTWLENLPQAEQVAEIKEWFAAVSTRYSGENAPEYLEVVNEPLNQPPFYKAALSSLNAELNTEAGEYDWIVNAFKLAKQYFSAETQLMINEYGIENTPSLNSRYADIIRLLKTDDLIDVVGMQGHTFSTKKYGGTYAGLNNNLRSNLDNIAQLGLPIQITELDIEGDMYFDANGEPQDGGTTAQKDSFQLAEYQRIFDIYWNHPSVIGITLWGWRPGLWQNDAAAYLLDPCTGQERPALQWLNTAIRASSPPVNIPTSLKEIESAIPLRVYPTVVQNELTIEGLAQNRGLVQVFDLQGRLVKSIAHPLNDDRITVNVGALPRGLYVIRAGRAVQKIIKQ, encoded by the coding sequence ATGAAACAATTGACCAAAAACCATTGGTTAGCAAGCTGCTTTTGTTTGCTAACGAGCTATGCGGTTGTAGCTCAAAATCTCATTCCTAACCCGGGCTTTGAAGCAGGTACGGGCAAAACTTTTACCAATTGGAGTATTTTCAACGAAATCAGCGGCACTTTTTCGGAAGCTGTTGCCAACGGTGAATTCAGAAGCGGCAGCAGGGCCTTGAAAGGGCAAGTGACGCAAGCTGGCCAGCCTTGGCATTTGCAGTTGGCGAGTGATCCGATTCCTACTCAGTCGGGTGAGGAATATACCTTTTCCATTTGGGTGAAGGGCGCGAATGCAGGCACGCTGATTCGGTTTTCTACCCAACCAAACGCTTTGTATTCAGTAGATTATACCGTAAGTACTGAATGGACACAATTGACCTGGACCTTTACGGCGAATGAGGCGATGACGCGAATCGTACTGGACATTGGTGCACAAGTGAACACGTATTACCTGGACGACATGTCTTTGAGGGGCCCTGCGGGTGGCGCAGCAAATTGCCAATTGCTTGACAATGGCGATTTTGAAATGTACAATCCAAGTGATAGTACATTCACGGGCTGGGCTTATTTCAACCAAAATGGCGGAAGCAGCTTTGGCGTAGCCACGGGCGATAACGCCTATGATGGCAATGCTGCTTTGCGGGCTGTCAATGCTGGCGGGATTCCCAGGTGGGGATTACAAGTTGGAACGCCCGCTTTTCCTACCGTGAATGGACAAACCTACACCTTGAATATGTGGATCAAAGCACGGGTAGCTAATGCCAATTTCATCCAGTTTTCCACCAGAGATGGGAACGCGGCGAATGAAGGACAATACACCAATTCTGCAACTAGGATAAGTGGGGATTGGACGCTCGTTTCTTATACGTTTACGGCGATTAGTGATGAGACGGTGATTACCTTAAATCTTGGCGACGAAACTGCAAATACCTATTACATTGACGACATTTGTGTGGTCTATCCAGAAACAACCGACAACTGTTTGCCGCTTAATAACAATGGTTTTGAAACCTATGATACCGGGAGCAATACATTCAGCGGTTGGAGCTATTACAACCAGAGCAACGGTAGTTCTTTTGGCGTGACGATGGATACTGCGAAGGTATACAGCGGTTCCAAGGCGCTAGTTGCCCGTACTGCCACCAACACCTTAAGCTATCAGCTGCAAATGGCCAGTCCTTCTTTTTATACCTTATCCGGCGGTACCTACCGCTTCAAGATATGGATTAAAGCAGACAGCGCGAATGTCAACACGATTCAATTTTCCCTGAGAAACGCGGCTAGTCCCTTCAATTCAGAAACGCAATACACTACCTCTGCCAGTAGAATTGGTAATGAATGGATGCAGGTAACTTACGAATTCAAAGCGTTTAGCCCTCGGTCGCTTGTCACCCTCAATCTGGGCGGTGCCGTGGCCAATACGTATTACATCGATGAGGTCTGTCTGGAGGTGGTATGTGGCACAAGCTACGCCGCGCCAGAAACCCAAGTACCGATTGCGACGGGCAAGCCAAAGTTTTTAGGAAACGTTTACGCTGGTCATGCGTTGCCAGACTTTGAAAAATATTTCAATCAAGTAACTCCGGAAAACTCCGGTAAATGGGCCTCGGTAGAAGTACAAAGAGATTCGTTCAACTGGGCAGCGCTGGATCAGGCCCGGCAGTTTGCGAAAGCCCAGAATTTCCCTTTCCGGTTCCACGTAATGGTATGGGGCGCACAACAACCCACCTGGTTAGAAAATTTGCCGCAAGCGGAACAAGTGGCAGAAATCAAAGAATGGTTTGCTGCCGTGTCCACTCGTTACAGCGGCGAAAACGCTCCCGAATACCTGGAAGTAGTGAACGAGCCCTTGAATCAGCCACCTTTTTACAAAGCTGCTTTGAGTTCCTTAAACGCAGAACTAAACACTGAAGCTGGCGAATACGACTGGATTGTGAATGCTTTTAAATTGGCCAAACAATATTTCTCTGCGGAAACACAACTGATGATCAATGAATATGGGATTGAAAACACGCCTAGCCTCAATAGCCGTTACGCCGATATCATCCGTTTGCTGAAAACAGATGACTTGATAGATGTGGTTGGCATGCAAGGCCATACCTTCAGTACCAAAAAATACGGAGGTACTTACGCAGGATTGAATAACAACCTAAGAAGCAATCTGGATAACATAGCGCAGTTGGGACTGCCCATTCAGATTACGGAACTGGATATTGAAGGCGATATGTACTTTGATGCGAATGGAGAACCACAAGACGGGGGGACAACTGCTCAAAAAGACAGCTTCCAACTCGCGGAATACCAGCGAATTTTTGACATCTACTGGAACCATCCCTCGGTTATTGGCATCACGCTGTGGGGCTGGCGACCAGGCCTGTGGCAAAATGACGCCGCAGCTTATCTGCTTGATCCTTGTACGGGGCAGGAGCGACCTGCTTTACAGTGGCTGAATACCGCGATTAGGGCCTCCTCTCCACCCGTCAATATTCCCACCAGCTTAAAGGAGATCGAGTCAGCCATTCCGTTAAGGGTGTATCCTACGGTGGTTCAAAACGAGTTGACCATCGAGGGGCTGGCTCAAAATAGAGGGCTCGTTCAGGTTTTTGACCTCCAGGGGCGCTTGGTAAAATCGATTGCTCATCCCTTGAATGACGACAGAATTACGGTCAATGTGGGGGCATTACCGAGAGGGCTATACGTCATACGAGCAGGTAGAGCGGTTCAAAAAATTATCAAACAATAG
- a CDS encoding GlxA family transcriptional regulator: MKKIAFIIPPSVELLDFAGPVQVFTEAKDLGLDIKMEFYQFKETPVSSAGLGFETLKHFKEAQLKEGDYVFMPGMDYDYVKSIAFKSERAFFDWLKECSDQRITVCSVCNGAFALGHAGLLTNTECTTHWRRVNELQTEFPKAKVITDILYVKSNNVYTSAGISAGIDLALAILEDLKGAFFTHKVARGLVVYHRRSGRHSQQSIYLDYRNHINPQIHEVQDILVENFLNENSIESLAAKVGMSPRNLSRVFKEKTGTTVLEYLTLLRKEYANTMLNNPEYTIEYIASKCGYKTARQLQRILKN, encoded by the coding sequence ATGAAAAAAATAGCATTTATCATCCCACCTTCGGTTGAACTGCTTGATTTTGCAGGTCCTGTGCAGGTGTTCACCGAAGCTAAAGATTTGGGCTTGGACATTAAGATGGAGTTTTATCAGTTCAAAGAAACCCCGGTCAGTAGCGCGGGTCTTGGGTTTGAAACTTTGAAGCATTTCAAAGAGGCACAATTAAAAGAAGGTGATTATGTCTTTATGCCGGGTATGGATTATGATTATGTAAAAAGCATCGCCTTTAAATCAGAAAGGGCCTTTTTTGATTGGTTGAAAGAATGCTCTGATCAACGCATCACCGTATGTTCAGTATGCAATGGCGCATTTGCTTTGGGTCATGCAGGCTTGTTAACCAACACAGAATGTACGACACATTGGCGAAGGGTTAATGAGTTACAAACAGAATTTCCAAAAGCAAAAGTCATTACAGACATCCTCTATGTAAAAAGCAATAATGTTTACACCAGTGCAGGCATTAGTGCGGGGATAGATTTGGCTTTGGCAATCCTGGAAGATTTAAAGGGTGCGTTTTTTACCCATAAAGTTGCACGAGGGCTGGTGGTGTATCACCGCAGAAGTGGTAGGCATAGTCAACAAAGCATTTATTTGGATTATCGGAATCACATCAATCCACAGATTCATGAAGTACAGGATATTCTGGTTGAAAATTTTTTGAACGAGAACAGTATTGAATCACTGGCCGCGAAGGTAGGGATGAGTCCCAGAAACCTCAGCAGAGTTTTTAAAGAAAAGACGGGCACTACGGTGTTGGAATACTTAACGTTGTTGCGTAAAGAATATGCCAACACCATGCTTAACAATCCTGAGTATACCATTGAGTACATCGCTTCGAAATGTGGCTATAAAACGGCAAGGCAATTGCAAAGGATTTTGAAAAATTGA
- a CDS encoding serine hydrolase domain-containing protein, with protein sequence MFIPIVLGMLSCSKQFIAPESDANTTPISLEDQIKVGAIRDYILDTSLATQLSKNFIHKADYNIHSLLIYKNDALFYEQYRWGKDEKRGKNLGIVQHNVHTLHDVRSISKSVVSACIGIAIQKGLIKNVEEPINTFFPELCTDNDEKSRITIKNLLTMSSGLCWEELGKHSGLMDDETKMDLNTHPVQFVLSKKMNTRAGTIWNYSGGNTQVLAEIIKRVSGKDICAFAKEHLFNPLGIMHTEWTKLSLSGEPAAASGLRLTSRDLLKLGILYNDSGIFNKNPVIDSRWVEESLSDHIKRPNLKNLGLEDGGYGFQFWTYGLTVKNRDLIMVEAKGNGGQSIMICPDLSLILVMTAGNYGKGTNNTIAYTIMKEYVLPAIL encoded by the coding sequence TTGTTTATTCCGATTGTACTCGGAATGCTTAGCTGCTCAAAACAATTCATCGCCCCCGAAAGCGATGCTAATACCACCCCCATCAGCCTTGAGGATCAGATTAAAGTCGGGGCTATCCGGGATTACATCCTGGATACCTCGTTAGCCACTCAACTCAGTAAAAATTTTATACACAAAGCCGATTACAACATACACAGCCTTTTGATCTACAAAAACGACGCACTATTTTACGAACAATACCGGTGGGGGAAAGATGAGAAACGTGGAAAAAACCTGGGCATTGTTCAGCACAATGTCCATACGTTGCACGATGTACGGAGCATTTCAAAAAGTGTTGTTTCGGCCTGTATAGGCATTGCCATTCAAAAGGGGCTAATCAAAAATGTAGAGGAGCCAATCAACACCTTTTTTCCGGAGTTATGCACAGATAATGATGAAAAATCGCGCATTACGATTAAAAACCTTTTGACCATGTCCAGCGGCCTTTGCTGGGAAGAACTCGGGAAACACAGTGGTTTAATGGACGACGAGACCAAAATGGATTTAAATACCCATCCTGTTCAATTTGTATTGAGCAAAAAAATGAATACGCGGGCTGGAACTATTTGGAATTACAGCGGTGGAAATACGCAGGTTTTGGCGGAGATCATCAAAAGGGTAAGCGGTAAAGACATTTGTGCATTTGCAAAAGAGCATCTATTTAATCCTTTGGGTATTATGCACACAGAATGGACCAAACTTAGCCTGAGTGGGGAGCCTGCAGCGGCTTCAGGTCTCCGATTAACCTCAAGAGACCTGCTAAAATTAGGCATACTGTACAATGATAGCGGAATATTTAATAAAAACCCAGTAATTGACAGCAGATGGGTTGAAGAAAGTTTGTCTGATCATATAAAAAGGCCCAATTTGAAAAACCTGGGACTGGAGGACGGCGGATACGGATTTCAATTTTGGACTTACGGATTGACGGTGAAAAACAGGGATCTTATAATGGTGGAAGCCAAAGGAAATGGCGGACAATCCATCATGATTTGCCCCGATTTAAGCCTCATCCTGGTTATGACGGCTGGTAATTATGGAAAGGGCACCAATAATACCATAGCCTATACAATAATGAAAGAGTACGTTTTGCCTGCTATTTTATGA
- a CDS encoding S41 family peptidase: MSFKYIILVIVFFFMASGCEKSLIEPTEESTASAIFEQTWQAIDQKYAFLDFKKLNWDSIGNVYRKQVSNTISDDSLFNVLDKMLYTLRDGHVNLKSPFNRSRNWQWYLDYPQNYDKGLVERNYLGNWKTTGSFVHQRIRNVAYVQYSSFSNPISESQMDYLIDTYKDAKGLVFDIRNNPGGEADNLFILLKRFTDKKILIGKTYEKNGPKHADFSAATEIWVNPLANTKKFADKKIIILINRSCYSAASYFSALAKALPNVVLIGDATGGGGGLPTSIQLSNGWILRYSSTYATDAEGVNFENGVLPTIKVEMSKSDMEKGKDSILERALQAI; the protein is encoded by the coding sequence ATGTCATTCAAATACATCATTCTTGTCATCGTGTTTTTCTTTATGGCATCTGGCTGCGAAAAATCACTGATTGAACCCACTGAAGAGAGCACAGCCTCCGCCATTTTTGAACAAACCTGGCAGGCTATTGACCAAAAATATGCGTTTTTGGATTTCAAAAAACTCAATTGGGACAGTATAGGAAATGTTTACCGCAAACAGGTATCCAATACCATCAGCGATGACAGCTTATTCAATGTCCTGGATAAAATGTTGTACACGCTCAGAGATGGTCATGTTAATTTGAAATCACCTTTCAATCGTTCCCGCAATTGGCAATGGTATCTGGATTATCCACAAAATTATGACAAGGGCCTGGTGGAGCGCAATTATTTGGGCAATTGGAAAACAACGGGTTCATTTGTGCACCAGCGCATCAGAAATGTGGCTTATGTACAGTACTCCTCTTTCAGCAACCCGATTTCAGAAAGCCAAATGGATTACCTCATCGATACGTACAAAGATGCCAAAGGATTGGTATTTGACATTCGCAACAATCCTGGTGGGGAAGCTGACAATCTTTTCATCTTGCTCAAACGTTTCACCGACAAAAAAATATTGATTGGAAAAACCTATGAAAAAAATGGCCCAAAGCATGCCGATTTTTCGGCAGCCACCGAAATATGGGTCAACCCTCTAGCGAATACAAAGAAATTTGCCGATAAAAAAATCATCATCCTAATCAATCGCAGTTGTTACAGCGCCGCTTCGTATTTTTCAGCTTTGGCAAAAGCCTTGCCCAATGTGGTGCTTATCGGTGACGCGACTGGTGGCGGTGGTGGTTTGCCCACCTCAATCCAATTGAGCAATGGCTGGATTTTGCGCTATTCTTCCACCTACGCAACGGATGCTGAAGGGGTAAATTTTGAAAATGGCGTACTCCCAACCATCAAAGTGGAAATGAGTAAATCCGATATGGAGAAAGGAAAAGACAGTATTTTGGAACGTGCCTTGCAAGCAATATAA
- a CDS encoding alpha/beta hydrolase, with protein MANILILALLFTSCAETEPIDPVLTQQEFTIRSTINGANYKIKVGLPVDYDAATKRHATVYVLDGENDFGFVANRCKEIASSLGTSNVVVISIGYGRNRSIDYTPTKMSSVTGGGPEFLKFIENQLIPKVEATYHVDTTRSSRVIIGHSYGGLFGTYAFCTNNQVFGNYILLSPSLWFDNMVSTQFEKANRDKIKNQDQLVFMGIGGAEEVDRMLTPFEEFYQTLQDNYTYTKLAKNIEQKESHMGSKNPNIVKGLTYYFQNR; from the coding sequence ATGGCAAACATCCTGATTCTTGCCTTATTATTCACATCCTGTGCAGAAACAGAACCGATTGACCCGGTTTTGACGCAGCAAGAATTTACAATTCGGTCAACTATCAATGGAGCAAACTACAAAATAAAGGTTGGGCTTCCGGTCGACTATGACGCTGCAACTAAAAGACATGCTACTGTATATGTTTTGGATGGGGAAAACGATTTTGGATTCGTTGCCAATCGGTGCAAAGAAATCGCAAGCTCATTGGGGACAAGCAATGTAGTGGTCATCAGTATAGGCTATGGGAGAAATCGAAGCATAGATTACACTCCGACAAAAATGAGTTCCGTGACAGGCGGCGGGCCAGAGTTTTTAAAATTTATTGAAAATCAATTGATTCCTAAAGTAGAAGCCACTTATCATGTGGATACAACCCGCAGCAGTCGCGTCATTATTGGACATTCCTATGGCGGCCTGTTTGGCACTTATGCATTTTGTACGAACAATCAAGTGTTTGGGAACTACATTTTATTGAGCCCTTCCTTATGGTTTGACAACATGGTTTCTACCCAATTTGAAAAGGCCAACCGGGATAAGATTAAAAATCAGGACCAACTGGTATTTATGGGAATAGGTGGTGCCGAAGAGGTGGATCGGATGCTGACGCCTTTTGAGGAATTTTACCAGACCCTGCAAGACAACTACACCTACACCAAACTGGCTAAAAACATTGAACAGAAGGAAAGTCACATGGGCTCAAAAAATCCCAACATCGTCAAGGGGCTGACTTACTATTTTCAAAACAGGTAG
- a CDS encoding trypsin-like peptidase domain-containing protein gives MQNAIDLYHSVVIEIATPYFIGTGFYLRDAGVIVTNEHIVRDNREVVINGVHFPKQLAQVLFVDERHDLAFVVAPPVDAPVIKLGVDSPVRQGDVVVAVGHPFGFKYSASQGIVSNTRHEIEQILYIQHDAALNPGNSGGPLINENGEVVGVNTFKVKDGNSIGISLPVQHLAEALAEFQKGGGQLGVRCHSCNNGVFKSNIEGVYCPHCGAKLKLPDTVEEFEPLGVAATLEEMLEQAGYLAPLSRSGPNCWTINKGSAKITVHYHEGNGIITGDAYLCSLPKANIKPLYEFLLRQNYTLEGLSLSIKDQAIILSLIIHDRYLNVESGLKMFQNLFEQADHFDNILVEEYGAVWRAE, from the coding sequence ATGCAAAACGCCATCGACCTCTATCATTCTGTAGTCATCGAAATTGCCACTCCTTACTTCATTGGCACCGGTTTTTACCTTCGAGATGCTGGCGTCATTGTCACCAATGAACACATTGTACGCGACAATCGGGAAGTAGTGATCAATGGGGTACATTTTCCCAAACAGCTTGCGCAGGTATTGTTTGTTGATGAGCGACACGATCTGGCCTTTGTTGTTGCGCCCCCAGTAGATGCCCCGGTGATCAAATTGGGCGTCGACAGTCCCGTAAGGCAAGGTGATGTGGTCGTAGCGGTAGGTCATCCCTTTGGATTTAAATATTCAGCTAGTCAAGGCATCGTGTCCAATACTCGCCATGAGATTGAACAGATTTTGTACATCCAGCACGACGCAGCCCTCAATCCGGGCAATAGTGGCGGCCCCTTGATCAATGAGAATGGTGAAGTGGTGGGGGTCAATACGTTTAAGGTAAAGGATGGCAACAGCATCGGCATCAGTTTGCCGGTTCAGCACTTGGCTGAAGCCTTGGCTGAATTTCAGAAAGGAGGAGGCCAATTGGGTGTACGGTGCCATTCTTGCAACAATGGGGTATTCAAATCCAACATCGAAGGGGTATATTGTCCACACTGTGGGGCCAAATTGAAACTACCCGATACCGTTGAAGAGTTTGAGCCACTGGGTGTAGCCGCAACTTTGGAAGAGATGCTTGAGCAGGCAGGTTACCTGGCTCCCCTCTCCCGCTCCGGGCCAAACTGCTGGACCATCAACAAAGGTAGCGCCAAAATAACGGTACATTACCACGAAGGCAACGGCATCATCACCGGCGATGCCTACCTCTGTTCTTTGCCCAAAGCCAATATCAAACCGCTATATGAATTCTTGCTGCGGCAAAATTATACCCTCGAAGGCCTGTCTCTTAGCATCAAAGACCAGGCCATCATTCTTTCGCTGATTATCCACGATCGCTACCTGAACGTGGAGTCGGGTTTAAAGATGTTTCAAAACCTGTTTGAACAAGCCGATCATTTTGACAATATACTGGTGGAGGAATACGGAGCGGTTTGGAGAGCAGAGTGA